A portion of the Misgurnus anguillicaudatus chromosome 16, ASM2758022v2, whole genome shotgun sequence genome contains these proteins:
- the prps1b gene encoding ribose-phosphate pyrophosphokinase 1, giving the protein MPNIKIFSGSSHQDLSQKIADRLGLELGKVVTKKFSNQETCVEIGESVRGEDVYIVQSGCGEINDNLMELLIMINACKIASACRVTAVIPCFPYARQDKKDKSRAPISAKLVANMLSVSGADHIITMDLHASQIQGFFDIPVDNLYAEPAVLQWIKENIPEWKNCTIVSPDAGGAKRVTSIADRLNVDFALIHKERKKANEVDRMVLVGDVKDRVAILVDDMADTCGTVCHAAEKLVSAGATKVYAILTHGIFSGPASSRINNASFEAVVVTNTIPQEEKIKHCPKIQVIDISMILAEAIRRTHNGESVSYLFSHVPL; this is encoded by the exons ATGCCTAATATTAAGATATTCAGCGGAAGCTCCCATCAGGATCTGTCTCAGAAAATCGCCGACCGCCTTGGCTTGGAGTTGGGCAAAGTGGTGACCAAAAAGTTTAGCAACCAAGAGACAT GTGTGGAGATTGGAGAGAGTGTACGTGGGGAGGATGTCTACATTGTCCAGAGCGGCTGTGGCGAAATTAATGACAATTTAATGGAGCTTTTGATTATGATCAACGCCTGCAAGATCGCATCTGCCTGCCGAGTCACAGCAGTCATCCCATGCTTCCCTTACGCAAGACAAGATAAAAAGGATAAG AGTCGGGCACCCATCTCTGCCAAGCTGGTTGCAAATATGCTTTCAGTCTCTGGTGCTGACCACATCATAACAATGGATCTCCATGCATCCCAAATACAG ggTTTCTTTGACATTCCCGTGGACAATTTATATGCAGAGCCTGCAGTGTTACAGTGGATTAAAGAAAATATTCCAGAATGGAAGAATTGCACTATAGTTTCACCAGACGCTGGAGGAGCCAAGAg GGTGACCTCTATTGCAGACAGGCTAAATGTTGACTTTGCCCTCATTCACAAAGAAAGGAAAAAAGCCAATGAGGTGGATCGTATGGTTTTGGTTGGAGATGTGAAGGATCGGGTGGCCATATTGGTTGATGACATGGCAGATACATGCGGTACCGTCTGCCATGCAGCTGAAAA gcTTGTATCGGCAGGTGCCACCAAAGTTTATGCCATCCTTACCCATGGTATCTTCTCTGGTCCAGCCAGTTCACGCATCAACAATGCTTCTTTTGAGGCTGTAGTTGTGACCAATACAATTCCTCAAGAGGAGAAGATAAAACACTGTCCAAAAATACAG GTTATTGACATTTCCATGATCCTCGCCGAGGCCATTCGCAGGACCCATAACGGCGAATCTGTGTCCTATCTTTTCAGCCATGTTCCTTTGTAA
- the kctd12b gene encoding BTB/POZ domain-containing protein KCTD12b: MALPDNTSGVPVEEMSFPEIIELNVGGQVYITRYSTLTSVPDSLLWKMFSQKSTKSLARDTKGRFFVDRDGFLFRYILDYMRDQQLVLPDHFPERGRLQREAEFFNLPELVKILAPKISKQNSLGDEGCQSDPEESSPCVEIARNLASLGASAAACSSMASVGGDGKRSGFITIGYRGSYTLGRDSQADAKFRRVARIMVCGKTSLAKEVFGETLNESRDPDRPPERYTSRYYLKFTFLEQAFDRLADAGFHMVACNSTGTCAFAHEQTDDKIWTSYTEYVFYRE, translated from the coding sequence ATGGCTTTGCCGGACAATACTAGTGGTGTTCCTGTCGAGGAAATGTCTTTTCCGGAAATTATTGAGCTAAATGTTGGTGGCCAGGTGTATATAACTCGCTACTCTACATTAACAAGTGTTCCAGACTCCCTCCTGTGGAAGATGTTCAGTCAAAAGAGCACGAAGAGTTTGGCCCGCGACACCAAGGGTCGCTTTTTCGTCGACAGAGATGGCTTCCTGTTCCGTTACATTCTGGACTACATGCGAGATCAGCAGCTCGTCCTTCCCGACCATTTCCCAGAGCGAGGACGACTGCAGAGAGAGGCGGAGTTCTTTAACCTCCCTGAACTTGTCAAAATCTTGGCCCCAAAGATCAGTAAACAGAACTCTCTGGGTGACGAAGGTTGCCAGAGTGACCCGGAAGAGTCGTCACCATGTGTTGAAATCGCCCGCAATCTGGCCTCGCTGGGGGCATCCGCGGCCGCCTGCTCCAGCATGGCATCAGTAGGAGGCGATGGCAAGCGCTCCGGATTCATCACAATTGGCTACAGGGGCTCTTACACGCTTGGTCGCGATAGTCAAGCGGACGCCAAGTTCCGGCGAGTGGCGCGGATTATGGTGTGTGGGAAAACCTCCCTCGCTAAAGAGGTTTTTGGGGAAACGCTGAACGAGAGCCGTGACCCCGATCGACCACCAGAGCGCTACACATCCCGCTACTACCTAAAGTTTACTTTCTTGGAGCAGGCTTTCGACAGGTTAGCCGATGCAGGCTTTCATATGGTGGCCTGCAACTCCACTGGGACGTGCGCCTTTGCCCACGAGCAGACTGACGACAAAATCTGGACCAGCTACACCGAATATGTATTCTACCGTGAGTGA
- the tmsb1 gene encoding thymosin beta 1, translating to MSDKNPVKEEVKHFDKKCLKKTNTAEKNTLPTKEDIEQEKKAVQAGK from the exons ATGAGTGACAAAAACCCTGTTAAAGAGGAAGTGAAGCATTTTGACAAGAAATGCCTGAAAAAGACGAATACAGCAGAGAAAAACACTCTGCCAACCAAAGAGG ATATTGAGCAAGAGAAAAAAGCTGTACAGGCGGGAAAATGA
- the LOC129421916 gene encoding solute carrier family 25 member 53, with product MGGNSNDDQAVLESTDSTAWFRSYLHGGTSSLISTLTTIITFPLYKTVFRQQLHSTLVREAVVQLFKEGPLKLYRGVAPPLLMRSLNGTLLFGLQDTFLQKLSFWAEPPLLRNLLPSIAGLGAGVVEAVVFTPCERVQNLLQNSRNDSSLPTIRSVLLKLSSRPLASGYYTAFLPILVRNALGNSLYFGLKDPMSKALRDYGFSPVASSFISGGLNSMMISLPLYPLSVLVANMQAQVEADRGVKRSWRRLWAARNRSLVLLYRGGGLVIFRSCITWGITTAIYDQLKRHSR from the coding sequence ATGGGAGGCAATTCCAATGACGACCAGGCAGTTTTAGAGTCCACCGACTCTACAGCCTGGTTTCGCAGCTACTTGCATGGAGGAACCTCCAGCCTCATTTCCACCTTGACCACCATCATCACGTTCCCTTTGTACAAGACTGTGTTTCGTCAACAGCTGCACAGCACTTTAGTACGTGAAGCCGTGGTCCAGTTATTTAAAGAGGGTCCGCTGAAACTGTACCGTGGTGTAGCTCCACCCCTCCTGATGAGATCTCTCAATGGCACGCTCCTGTTTGGCCTCCAGGACACTTTCCTACAGAAGCTCTCCTTTTGGGCCGAGCCTCCTCTTCTTCGAAATCTCCTGCCGTCTATTGCTGGTTTAGGTGCGGGTGTGGTGGAAGCCGTTGTCTTTACTCCTTGTGAACGTGTGCAAAACCTCCTGCAGAATAGCAGGAATGACAGCAGCCTTCCTACTATAAGAAGTGTATTGCTCAAGTTAAGTTCGAGACCATTAGCATCAGGGTACTACACGGCATTCCTACCTATACTTGTCCGTAATGCCTTAGGAAACAGTCTCTATTTTGGCCTAAAGGACCCAATGTCTAAAGCACTCAGGGATTATGGCTTTTCTCCTGTAGCGTCATCCTTTATATCAGGAGGGTTAAATTCAATGATGATTAGTCTACCACTGTATCCTCTTTCTGTGCTGGTGGCCAACATGCAAGCTCAAGTAGAAGCAGACAGAGGAGTAAAACGCAGTTGGCGGCGGCTTTGGGCAGCCCGTAACCGTAGCCTGGTTCTTCTCTATCGTGGAGGTGGCTTGGTCATCTTTCGCTCCTGCATTACCTGGGGCATCACTACTGCCATATATGACCAGTTGAAAAGACACTCAAGATGA